The Chiloscyllium plagiosum isolate BGI_BamShark_2017 unplaced genomic scaffold, ASM401019v2 scaf_13349, whole genome shotgun sequence genomic interval gaggaagtgttgacaggaaaagtgacaggCAAAGAATCAGCCCAGTTGGCTGAACTACAGGCAATGATAGCTGCGTTAGAATGGTCAGGGGGAAAAAGAGTAAATATCTATACCGACTCTGCATATGTGGCAGGGGCTATACAGGTAGAACTTAGTCAATGGATCAGGGCAGGATTCTTAATAGCAGcaaaaaccccaattaaacatgaaaaagatatgaaaagattagcGGAGGCCCTAATGAAACCTGCAGAAGTGGCGTTGGTCAAGTGTAGAGGACATGATAAAGCAGATACAGTTGTAGCGAAGGGTAATCAGGAAGCAGACTCAGCAGCGAAGAAAGCAGCAGGGTATACACCACAGtatataatgatgcaaacagagagaacagtgtatgACCTGCTGCCCGCTTGCGATGCGAATGTGTTAAtaaaagagcagcagaaagcctctcctcatgaactgacagtatggagagagagagaggggccacagtgtcagaagggatttggaggtcACCGGACGGTAGACCAGTGCTACCCCCAGGTTTGATAGCTTCTATGCTTCAGGAGGCTCATGGGCTCACACattgtggaaaaacacagatgcagagggatctgacaCATTGGTGGCATCCGTTCTTGCCAGCGATGATTGAAAATTATATCAGGGAATGTAGAACGTGTACAGAATATAACGTGAGACCCACAGTGAAACCAGACGAGGGAAAATTCCCTCTTCCAAGAATGCCAGGTCAGGAAATAGTGATTGACTACACTGATATGATAGAGAGAGTAAACGGATACCGGTACCTTCTGGTAGCAGTGGATGCATACACTGGTTGGCCAGAAGCAATACCTGCGAAAAAGGAAGATGCAAAGACAGTGATCAAATTCTTGATAAACCAATACATTCCAACTCATGGGTTTCCAAAGAAagtcaggtcagataatggcacacattttaagaataaagacctgcaagaagttgaagcagctttaggactgaaacatgcgtttggaacagtgtaccatcctcagttacagggaaaagtggaaacgaatcagtccataaaaggaaaaataggaaaagtgtgTGCACAAGCAAAGTTAAGTTGAATGGATGCCCTACCTTTAGCTTTAATGTCTATTAGAAGCTCAGTAAACTCTATTACAGGGTTCACCCCGTATGAGCTGacaacagggcagcagttcccgggaccaggagctggaatacagatgttagagggaggaggagcctctctaaggtacaaaccttactatgaccaactaacagctttggtgtcagctttctccaaacaggttggaccGGAAAAGGGGGAACTACAGAGCCAGGCGCCATCTACCACAGACTGGGTCCTGCTGAAGGTGATCAAACGGAAGTGGTCGGAGCCGAGGTGGACAGGACCTCATAAGGTGGTGGAGAGGACATCTCATGCGGTCAGATTACAGGGGAAAAGAGAAAGCTGGTACCATTGGAGCCAGTGTGCAGCCACAGAACCGCCAACGAGAACTTTagaacaaataagaacagaaaaagaacagaaaaatgtttaatgtttgtACGAAGAAGGTTCTGGAAAAACGGGGAGAGGTTCTCAAGATTTCTAAGCAAAGTTGTGTAAAGGATATAATGTTTATCTCTGTAAGTAGCCCACATTACCTTAGGCTGTGGAGGTTGGGAGTCTTTGCTATTGTTTTATGTATAAGTGTTATGCTGCTGTTAATAGGAGTATTAACCACAAGGGACAAACACACAggtgagggaggaagttccaggaataAAAGAGCAGTAGGACAAGAGGCGgataaatgtttaagggagacgaGGAGCCTTGTACACATCAGACACAATAGAAATCATGGTACAACATATCAGTTTGATTTATGCGAAGTAATTGATTGTCGCAAAGATATAGGGAGCTGGAGGGAGTATGATGTATACTTTTGTTTCTATGCCATTTACGATGACCCATGCCCGTCGTgggataatgtattaacatggactgGGGTACGATGGACCCCCAGGAGGTTGTCACTTTCGGATAATAGATGGAACATTTGAGACCATGTGagcctgacaaaggggcaacttGATCAttcttcagagttaaaaaatcCACTTTTGTTAACCCCTGACAAAATTTGATATTAATCCTAGTCTAAAAGAGGTACAGATGTACTGTGAGAGTGATGACAgaagcttttattttgtaataggtGTAGATCAATCTGGAGTGGATAACATGTGATTATTAAAGGAAACCTTAGTGGACCCTCCTACAAGCCAGCCACAAACTGAAAATACAAGTATGGAGGTAGAATCAAGTTCAGGAGTTGTGGTAATAGACCACAACAACCTTACGAGAGGAGAGATTATTAAATTAGCTACCGGGTATGGGACAAGAACTTATGGCTGGACTGGATGACAGCGACCGCAACCTCAATGAATATGAGTAATTGCGTCGCGTGTTCTTCGGCAAGGCCAACCCTATTTACTACCCCAGCCCCATTGTTCCCTAATATAGACCCAATCGGATTTCACTGTATGATGGCCCTCACTATGCAAGCGGACCCTCCAAATTGTACCACACTAAGTGCTATTTTCCCACCTGTAAAGAATTCTATGTTGCCTCCAGTGTTTACACCAAGAGCCAACAATTACATGTGTTTTGCTCGAAAGTCAAATATTGTCTTGGGAGACATGCCCACTGACTGGTGTCAGGACACAATTAATGTAACTGGCTGGCAGAACGCTAGCACAATGGTTTGGGCCAGAGCTGATCTTTTTTGGTACTGTGGAGATAGAACACTGCATATTAGTCGACCTCCAGATTGGTCTGGAACCTGTGCAATGGTTAGGTTAGGGGTACCCTTATTCCTTTTGGGAGAACGGCAACAGGGAATAAAGCCGTATACACGAATTCGTAGGGATTTGTTTGATGTCACATCTGGCTCAACCACTTACATAGATGCAATAGGTGTTCCCCGTGGTAtacctgatgaatataaattAGCAGACCAAATAGCAGCAGGGTTTGAGAATCTCCCAATTATCGGGGTTTTATTCCCAGTTACGCCGAATAAAAATGTTGACCGAATTAattatgtacattacaatgtACTTAGGCTCGCTAATAGAACTAGAGACGCGGTGGCAGGACTTTCTGAACAATTGGCAGCAACCTCATTGATGACAGTTCAAAATAGAATGGCCTTAGATATGNNNNNNNNNNNNNNNNNNNNNNNNNNNNNNNNNNNNNNNNNNNNNNNNNNNNNNNNNNNNNNNNNNNNNNNNNNNNNNNNNNNNNNNNNNNNNNNNNNNNNNNNNNNNNNNNNNNNNNNNNNNNNNNNNNNNNNNNNNNNNNNNNNNNNNNNNNNNNNNNNNNNNNNNNNNNNNNNNNNNNNNNNNNNNNNNNNNNNNNNNNNNNNNNNNNNNNNNNNNNNNNNNNNNNNNNNNNNNNNNNNNNNNNNNNNNNNNNNNNNNNNNNNNNNNNNNNNNNNNNNNNNNNNNNNNNNNNNNNNNNNNNNNNNNNNNNNNNNNNNNNNNNNNNNNNNNNNNNNNNNNNNNNNNNNNNNNNNNNNNNNNNNNNNNNNNNNNNNNNNNNNNNNNNNNNGGTGGGCACGGACGTCGCTGTCTCGCACCCGGAAGAGTGCAGGGTGGTCACGTGCCGTCCCGTCTCACACCCAGAAGAGTGCGTggtggtcacgtgacgtccctGTCTCGCACCCAGAAGAGTGCGGAGTGGTCACATGACGTCCCCATCTCGCACCCGGAAGAGTGcgggcggtcacgtgacgtcccaTTTCATGCCCCGGAAGTGggtcgaggaggtcacgtgatgctccatttcgcgggcaaaagaaggtcacgtggacATCTAGGAATGCGAGGAGGtggggaatggagtcagatcaacacccAACCAGAAGataattctaatctaatctaatctaatctaatctcagtgtTTATACGACGTTTTTTATGGTATAAAAGACTGAGGCAGGGACAAAACGAGGTCTTTCTTTTTGAATTGGCACAcattgtagtttgtcagggacaaagaggtttagaCCCAGAACTCTGAATGCCTTGtccacttactgtgtaaaataaattaagagtgtgagaccgaatatcttctcctattgcttcatttaaaagaacatgcaggactgggctcacacatagaagaaagtaaattggtagattgagccaaagtccaacaagaTGTATGGTCATTCATACAGCTGGGACTGCCTTCTGTCCTCTCTTAGGGAagctaatatctcccttattttaaagaaaggcaaAGACCCTGAGGATTGCGTGTCGTAAAGACCCTTCTcgttgttgaatgtggattttaacatcCTATAAAAGGTGTTGGCTCTGAGACTGGAGAAGGTGCTGCCCGTTATTATAAACGAGGACCAGACGGGTTTTACCAAGGgccgtagctcctccaacaatatcaggcgGCTATTGAATATAGTGTAAATATGTCAACAAAGACTGATtccgggtttggtggtctccctggatgcagaaaaggctttGGATCGGGTGGAATAGTCATATCCCTTTGCTGTTCTAGATGGTTTTGGTCTGAGAGGGGCCTTCACCAGATGATTGGCAGCGTTATACAACCACCCCCAGGTGGCGGTTATCATGAATGGGGTTAAATCGAGTAATTTTGCTGTGGGGAGGGGCAGCTGACAGGGATGTCTCCTGTCACCATCGATGTTTACCTTGGTACTTGAACCACTGGCGAAAGCTATCCTAAAGGGccctgaaataactgcaccaAAGTGGGAATTGGGGAACACCAAATCACTCTCTGAGCGGaccatgtccttctgtttttggcTAACCCCGAAAAGTCCATACCCCGGCTAAtacaaaaaattaaattattcGGCAGCTTTTCAGGATACAGGGTAAATTTCACAAAATCGGAAGTCATGCCCATGGGGGAGTTGGTGGAAGTACCAAAGCTGGAGGACAGAATGGAGTTTCCTTTTAGATGGACCTCGAAAGGTTTTCCCTacctgggaatttttattacccctcgCTTCGAGCAGCTGTACACAGCTAACTTTGTGCAGCTATTTGAGAAAATAAAGCAGGATTTGCTGCGATGGGAAGGATTACCCGTATCATGGCTCGGCCGTATAGCcttgtttaaaattaatgttcttcCTCAGTTGTTATATCCAATGAGGATGCTCCCATTGTTATTACCCAAATTGGTGCTGCAGAGGTTTGCGAGATGGTTTGGGTCATTTATTTTGACCAGAGGTGCCCCGAAATTAAATTTACCAAATTGCAATTTCTGCAGGATATGGGGCCGGTGGCCCTCCCAGATCTGAAGAGATACCAAACAGGCACCCTGCTGTCAAATGGAGGCGAATGGTGTGTAAGGACTCGAAGTCAATGTGGCTTGATGTTGAAGCTTCACAGGCAAGATGTCCCCTCATAAACTTActgtttatggataagatgagctCTGTGGCTGAGCACTGTGAGAGTCCAATTATCATAAAGACGGTGGCAGGGTGAAGGCAATTTTCTTAAGATTTTGCTGTTCATCCCGTTAGTGGGACCCCCAGGATTTATAACAGGGTCAATGGACTCCAGCTTCAGAGCATGGGAGGGTAAAGGAATCTtctgtctgggagatttatttgagggagaggtcttgatgtctttcaGCCAATTAGGTCAGAAACATGGAATCCCTACTAAGGatcttttccaatatttccaggttagggattacatacagaagaagaccatgcTCTTGACCCAGCCCTGCAAGTCGGATATAGAAAGAGGAGTGCTCCAATGTAGGGGCGCTCTCTCAGTTCGTACCATATATCATCTGCAGAAAGGGAATGCCTTGGGGGATATGGAGAGACTCCAGGAAATTTGGATTCAGGAGTTAGGGGAAGAAATCACATCAGAAACATGGGACGATATATGGGGGAATGtgaagaaaatttcaatatgcaatATGGCACAAGcaatgcaattgaagatccttTACAGGGTCCATATGGTGCCAGAGAGGTTAgaaaagtttaagaaaggatcttctCCAAAATGTCCCAACTGTAAAATCAGTATTGGCACCCttacacattgcttttggtcctTTTACAAGATCTGCAGATACTGGGGGGCCATGGAGAAGATCTGGTGAATTGACGTTAAGGAGGATCTAATATCCCTCCTTTTGGGACTACCAAATCTTCCCTCTTTGGGTGAGCACGGGAAGAGGTTATTCAATGTTCTTACacactgtgcaaggaagaatatcctaatgaattggatatcagaaaaaccTCCAGGTCTTGCAGGGTGGCACAGACTTATGATGAAGTATGTCTTTCAAGTTTATCTGACAAGTATGGTGCGCCACGGAACagagcaattttataagacatggcggctgattagagactgattaggcctttatatagccatgagGGCCGTATATGGTGGTCTGGGGGCCCCAATGGGGGGTGAGGCCTAATAAATATAGGTATAATAACTATTGCTTCCGTGGACGGGAGCCTTGATGGAGATGTGGCAAGTGGAGTAATGTAATATATTACAATGTAGTGTAATTTAATTCTAGTGGATCATGATTTAATTTcatgttattttatttaatttgagtttatttGGGTTAAATTAAGTAAATATGAGATGATTGTATCTTGAAGAGTAGGCATTTTATTGTCAACATTACTGTAGTATAATATAATAATACAAGATTTCTACTTTTCTgtacttttaaaacatttttgttttttatacataaaaaaagaattaaacaggacaaaatacacctcttaaagccatagtatcgtcCCAAAGCAATCAGTGGTGTTAATTGTTAATTGTTAATGATTAGAAACCAGTTAGACCTAAACACAGAATATTTACTGGGATCTTTAGAATTAATACAATATGCGAGACTGACTCAGAACAAACATtaaattcaagattagagtggtgctggaaaagcactgcaggtcaggcagcaggaaaaatcgatattttgggcaggggcccttcatcagtaatcctGCCCtagacattgattttcctgttccttggatgctgccttttcagcaccactctaatcttgactctaatctccagcatctgcaggcctcactttcacctacaaaCATTAAGTTGTTCATTGATCACAGGGAGATGAAGCAACTAACCATAACCTCTGAGGTATCATCACATGTAGCCTCAGTGGCCTAATGGATAAGGCACTGGCCTCTGGAGCCAGGgattatgggttcaagtcccacctggggTGAATTAGGTTTTGGACCCCAATTGAATCTTCACATTCCTCACCACAACATTGCCATGTGCTACTCACATTAGTGAGTTCAGAAATTGGTAAGTAGACAGATAAATGCATGGTGCAAGGCagagggttttagattcctggatcactgggacTGCTTTTGGGCTAGTTTGGCAGGAGGAGGGGGGACACAGAATATTGATGAGACACAGACACATCATGCTAAATTGGTTGCTTTCTCATTACAAATAGGATAACATTTccagctttattttaaaaatgtgcctctaCAATTAATATAGCTGTCTCATtcacagagaagtacagcacaggaacaaacctTTCAACCCCCCCAAGCCTGATCTGATCAACATGCCCTATataaactaaaaaacaaatttTCTGCTCTTATTTGCTATGTATCCTTCTACTCCCTTCTTATTCacgtaaccatccagatgcctcttagatgtcaccaatgtgcctgcttccaccatctcatctagcagtgtgttccaggctgttactactctctgtgtgaaaacttccCTTGTACATCTCCCATATTACAGTGAGTGAGGAAGATGTCAGACAGCCTGCCTGCCCTTAGACTTACTGAGGTCAATTCATGCTCACTATAGGGCCTTAGTTCTGCACCTGTCACTATTTTCTGTGTGGCACAGAAGATGAAGCCAAGGAGCCCAATAGCTTTCATTGCCCAGAGTTGAACTCATAAATAAAAAGGGGATGATGGGCTTGTAGTATAGGGCCCCCAATagtgactgaagtgttaatgGTGGACCACACTGGAACctgtgatcataattctattagttttaaaattgttattgaAAAGGATAGGCTTTGTgcaaaaattaaagttctaaactggagtaaggccaactttgacagtatgagacaggaactttcaaaacatTGATTGAGTAgagtgttcacaggtaaaagaaTAGCTCGAATAGCTAT includes:
- the LOC122546939 gene encoding ribonuclease H-like, whose translation is MVDNMGEGEPHMCEERVQRDTKVRADLQAILLVDPEEVLFTDGCCYRHPIEGLKAAYAVVRQTSEGFEEVLTGKVTGKESAQLAELQAMIAALEWSGGKRVNIYTDSAYVAGAIQVELSQWIRAGFLIAAKTPIKHEKDMKRLAEALMKPAEVALVKCRGHDKADTVVAKGNQEADSAAKKAAG